In Pseudomonas lutea, the genomic stretch TTCAGATCATTCATCCAGTGTCTTGCTGCGGTGCCGCTGGCGCTGCTGATGGCAGGGACGGCCGTTGCCAGCGAAGAAACGCAGCTGATCCAGTCAATCAACAGCTACCGCAGCCAGGCTCAGCCTTGCGCCAATGTCGCGTCCACCGAGCTGCCGCCGCTCAACAGCGACCCGCGCCTGAACCTGCCCGCCAGTGGCACGGTGGATCTGCAGCCGATGCTGTCGCGGGCGTCCTACCCAATGGTCAGCGTCCAGGCGATCACCCTCTCCGGCCCGCGCGACGCGCAAGCGGCCATGGCAGCCATTCAGGAAAGTTTTTGTCAGGTGGTGCTGAACCCGCAGTTCGTTGATATCGGCGTCAGCCGCAACGACCGCGACTGGCGCATCGTGCTGGCCCGCCCGCTGCTGGCAGGCGGTTTGGGCAATGCCCAGGCGGAGGGCCAGAAGCTGCTGGGCCTGATCAACGACGTGCGCAAGCAACCGCAACAATGCGGCGGCCAGCCATTCGCCGCCGCGGCGCCGCTGGTCTGGAACGACACGCTGATGAGCGCAGCCGAAAGCCATTCGCGCTCCATGGCCAACAACAATTACTTTGACCACAAAGGCCGCAACGGTGGCACCCCGGGCGACCGCGCCGAACTGGCCGGTTACATCGGCCAGCAGATCGGCGAAAACATCGCCGCCGGCCAGGACAACGCGCGCAAGGTGGTGGAGGGTTGGCTGGCCAGTCCGGGGCATTGCGCCAACCTGATGAACCCGCAGTTTCACGACTTGGGCGCCGCCTACGCCGTGGACCCGAAAAGCGACGCGGGCATCTACTGGACGGCGCTGTTCGGCGTGCAGTAACCGACACAGTGACAGGCGCGTGTCTTGCGGTCGGCGGCACGGCGCCGGCCAATGGCCTGTCAAGATTGTCAGTGCTCAGGCCTGTGTGACGTAGCCAGTCGCTGCGTCATCGCCGCTCACTTCCGTGTAATGCCGCTGATAGGCCAGCGCCTGCCCCTGCGCATCGAACAGATGGCAGCGATGGCCCTGCACACCGACCCGCAACAGCTGACCGGCCTTGACCGTCGACATGCCCTCCCCCTTGATCATCAGGTCATGGGCCTCGTCGGTCTGGGCATGGGTGAAGGTTTCCCCGCCGAGATGCTCGACGACCAGGGCTTTCACCGGGATCTGCGCATCGCCTTCGCCGCGCTCCGACAAATGCTCGGGACGCAGGCCCAGGGTCAACGCATCGCCCGCCTTGATCTGCTCGCCCTTCACTGGCACCCGCAACAGCCCACCGCCCGGCAGGCTGACCTGCACGCCGGTGGCATCGGCTGCGACGGCGGTGACCGGCAGAAAGCTCATCTGCGGCGAGCCGATGAAGCCTGCGACGAAGCGGTTGCGCGGATGATGGTAGAGCTCCAGCGGTGAGCCGACCTGCTCGATGCAGCCCTTGTTGAGCACGACGATCTTGTCAGCGAGGGTCATCGCTTCGACCTGATCATGGGTCACGTAGACCATGGTCGCCTGCAAGTCGGCGTGTAACCTGGCGATCTCGATGCGCATCTGCACCCGCAGCGATGCGTCCAGGTTGGAGAGCGGCTCGTCGAACAGAAAGACTTCAGGCTCATGCACGATGGCGCGACCAATGGCCACGCGCTGACGCTGGCCGCCCGACAACGCCTTGGGTTTGCGATCCAGCAGCGGTTCCAGCTGCAGGATGCGCGCGGCGTTGCGCACTTTGGCTTCGATCTGATCCTTTGGGTTTTTTTGCATCTTCAGCCCGAAGGCGATGTTGTCGTAGACCGACATGTGCGGGTACAGCGCGTAGGACTGGAAGACCATGGCCACACCGCGGTCGGCCGGCTCCAGATAAGTCACGTCCCGCGCACCGATGCGAATCTGCCCCTGAGTGATGCTCTCAAGCCCGGCGATGCAGCGCAGCAAAGTCGATTTGCCACACCCGGACGGCCCGACGAAGACCACGAACTCGCGGCTCTCGATGCTCAGGTGGATGTCATGCAAGACCTTGATCTCGCCGTAGGCTTTCTCGACGCCACTCAAACTGAGCTCAGTCAAAATCGTGTCCCCTGAAGTTATTGTTGTGGGGTAATGGGCACCTGCGTTGACGAAGCAATGCACCGACTTGACAGCCAGACATTTCGTCCTACGATCATTTGTAATTCGTAAATTACAAATGTCAAGGAGCTGCCCCAAGACGGACGGATCAGGCCCGAGCACCGAGCGCCATGGCGCACCGACGTGCGAAAAAAACGAGATCGCCCCCACATCCCGCGTAACCCTCACCCACAACAATAACGAGGTCACGTAAATGAAGAAGCTGGTATGGAATGCCCTTGCCGTGTCCATTGCGCTGGGGTCCGGCGCTGCACAGGCCTGGACGCTGGAGGAAGCGGCCGCGCCGTACAAGGGCACCGAGATCAAGGCGATTTTCCTCGACCGTCCCGGTTACGCCGCCGCGATCAAACTATTGCCCGAATTCGAGAAGAAGACGGGCATCAAGGTCAGCTACGAAACCATCCCTTACGAGAACAGCCGCGAGCGTGAGGTGCTGAGCTTTACCTCAGGCGAACAGCTCGACGTGGTGCTGACGGACGTGGTGTGGATTGGCGAATTCGCCGGCAATGGCTGGCTCGAACCGGTCACCACCTTCACGCAGGACGCCAAGCTCGCCGACCCTGCGCTCAACCTCGACGGCTTTTTTCCGATTCTGCTGGAGTCGTTCGGTGGCTGGGATAAACAGACTTACGGCCTGCCGTTCGATAACTATTCCGGCCTGCTCTTCTACAACAAATGCATGCTCAGGGACGCCGGCTTCG encodes the following:
- a CDS encoding CAP domain-containing protein — protein: MAGTAVASEETQLIQSINSYRSQAQPCANVASTELPPLNSDPRLNLPASGTVDLQPMLSRASYPMVSVQAITLSGPRDAQAAMAAIQESFCQVVLNPQFVDIGVSRNDRDWRIVLARPLLAGGLGNAQAEGQKLLGLINDVRKQPQQCGGQPFAAAAPLVWNDTLMSAAESHSRSMANNNYFDHKGRNGGTPGDRAELAGYIGQQIGENIAAGQDNARKVVEGWLASPGHCANLMNPQFHDLGAAYAVDPKSDAGIYWTALFGVQ
- a CDS encoding ABC transporter ATP-binding protein, with the translated sequence MTELSLSGVEKAYGEIKVLHDIHLSIESREFVVFVGPSGCGKSTLLRCIAGLESITQGQIRIGARDVTYLEPADRGVAMVFQSYALYPHMSVYDNIAFGLKMQKNPKDQIEAKVRNAARILQLEPLLDRKPKALSGGQRQRVAIGRAIVHEPEVFLFDEPLSNLDASLRVQMRIEIARLHADLQATMVYVTHDQVEAMTLADKIVVLNKGCIEQVGSPLELYHHPRNRFVAGFIGSPQMSFLPVTAVAADATGVQVSLPGGGLLRVPVKGEQIKAGDALTLGLRPEHLSERGEGDAQIPVKALVVEHLGGETFTHAQTDEAHDLMIKGEGMSTVKAGQLLRVGVQGHRCHLFDAQGQALAYQRHYTEVSGDDAATGYVTQA